In one Drosophila pseudoobscura strain MV-25-SWS-2005 chromosome X, UCI_Dpse_MV25, whole genome shotgun sequence genomic region, the following are encoded:
- the Gug gene encoding arginine-glutamic acid dipeptide repeats protein isoform X6 codes for MAASTQGEIRVGPGHQVNDVYAKLPDYNPISSFPIDKETDERELEESRWSPGVVADGDLLMFLRAARSMAAFQGMCDGGLEDGCLAASRDDTTINALDVLHDSGYDPGKALQALVKCPVSKGIDKKWTEDETKKFIKGLRQFGKNFFRIHKDLLPHKDTPELVEFYYLWKKTPGANNNRPHRRRRQSALRRNRVTRANNNTPPKKEDTPEPQTATTAATATGSASETASRSSPAVSKEENSSLTEDDASECDSDSSLTNKRDESPSRMRTRNKQQNNNNNNSNNNNSSSNTTTNSSSSSSTASNSGGGGGGASVGGSSAGGGSAAAGATATNSSSKDQSTTNNAVANGKRPKRGSETPDAGGGASSVDSPKTPTKAVAESSATKRKGGKQDTPNKKKRTEQEQANDQAANAGVGAGGVGGSDENISSLKEKRKQQRPDSPVESMNSDSRPDSVLDDGESNTTDTTTAEQQSTKDSKELMLNCKEEREMATNDGDGLHLEPKTEEKSIKAEVASEDCSKEALSIKNMDEETNIQAPNSVDGLLLKDSPANTIQQDCGVPPVNTVAAPLTMKVPTIATVEALNASVERKEAIEKMETCESDPDLLKKLATIKQEVSPQQQHQQQQQQQQPPQQPPQQQQQLNPISIQPPPACPPTEAVYIKKEPMDDSMDATCNQNSNEPQDLKVKIEIKNEDSLKHNAGGLPLTGPGVPPTSMHSHSMAGGESGQPPLGEPLHLSHLPHGQQPLQPPPASYLIDAQLKYGPPGGQQQQQQQQPPQLPQLHSDPAGAGGNGPPQGGPNTSQKYPPEMEMKFTPQDLKYPPPPPLDALKYSQEMQAVAAAAAAAAAAAAGKYDMKYMIEQPGKYPVELSAAHQPPLKQGYQDSLKIPDVKSGFGHLPHNMASQLDVAHKYGPPPTSQEQQQQQQQQQQQQQQQQQQQQQQSQPPAHQVPPGATPPPGIAMPKPHYQHDVQTPPLGRPFEPGMMHKYGDPLAAKYGPPQPQDLKYPMPPVVSAAGPVDVKPYGENLIKSSPYGPPPESPIDASSRSTPGQDSQGSNSNSQPSSMAPQPQQFQSPHPSPHMPSPAGGGLPPGMHPQNLIHGLPPGGAGGPQPPPPPTSLHQSSSGAPGVPPGMHPGLHPGQHSQMSVASSMPPSSIGIPPTLSTMAPSHMHPHMHPHHLQQVLHRPHDMPPSMHPHAPMTMSLQGHPQHGHGLPPSHAPQQQQQQQQPPGGPAGTVRTPSPAQHPPRSLHDPQSREQPPTSQPSTTMAGSGGGHGNPHQSPHTHRTSPLPGLAGNGHPPPGLIGHPMPIHPHLAHLPPGHPAHAALAHPGHHLLSHSIAGLGPGGGPIALLAGPGGLGGLPESALSRRTPPSHMPHSHVSSAPNTPHSVASMTSSSMALTTSTVPSSAFSRASPSVQISSGAGSAGPGSSSSNTPGGGQSNSSAAAAAAAAHRAASPASSVSSLSRQSPLHPVPQSPLSHHPSSSALSAAAAAVAERDRHALLRQQSPHMTPPPVSNASGLMASPLSKMYAPQPGQRGLGTSPPPHLRPGASPPVIRHPQMPLPLPLIAPGGGIPQIGVHPGQSPYPHPLLHPSVFYSPHHHPFNSHYGYAPYGPGFPAYMKPPPPSGPLDPAAVMAAHHAGLQGPPQQQQSRQDEQNAAAAAAARDAAEKQHHQAAAAAAAQQQQQQQQMKGPPQQQQQGGPQPNKPPTPKTPQGPGGPGVPVGMGGPGTPTGLPPGAYPGSHMPGYPPGPPHGSPFAPQDGQPHGMKPTSHMDALRAHAHSANSAGMGGGHHPTEPLPIDIEPDPEPDIPSPTHNIQRGPSPEAKPDDTECHRSQSAIFVRHIDRGDYNSCTRTDLIFKPVADSKLARKREERDRKLAEKERERRQQQQQQQQQQQQQQAAAAQQAAQQAKMKAELKPPYADTPALRQLSEYARPHVAFSPVEQMVPYHHPMGPMYRERELEEIKNAQAAAASQSRLDPHWMEYYRRGIHPSQFPLYANPAISQMERERLGIPPPHHVGLDPGEHMVRMIRLTREYHAHSHTHLHLPLHPQPQPPEAGFQLPPNVGQYPRPNMLIPREPHSDVLLRMSYADQLQAAEFQRQSLHDQYFRNQLR; via the exons ATGGCGGCCTCCACTCAAGGAGAAATTCGAGTGGGTCCCGGCCACCAGGTAAACGATGTCTAT GCAAAACTGCCCGATTATAATCCAATCTCAAGCTTCCCCATCGACAAGGAAACCGATGAACGTGAACTAGAGGAATCAAGATGGAGTCCAGGCGTTGTGGCCGATGGCGATTTGTTAATGTTCTTGCGTGCTGCCCGCTCGATGGCCGCATTTCAAGGAATGTGTGATGGCGGACTAGAAGACGGTTGTTTGGCTGCCAGTCGCGACGACACAACAATTAACGCACTCGACGTG CTCCACGATTCTGGCTACGATCCAGGCAAAGCTCTACAAGCACTAGTTAAGTGCCCCGTTTCGAAGGGCATCGACAAGAAGTGGACCGAGGACGAAACGAAAAAGTTTATCAAGGGTCTGCGACAATTTGGCAAGAATTTCTTTAGGATCCACAAGGATCTGCTGCCGCACAAGGACACCCCCGAGCTGGTCGAATTCTACTATCTGTGGAAGAAGACGCCCGGCGCGAACAACAATCGGCCGCACCGGCGACGCAGACAGAGCGCCCTGCGACGCAATCGTGTCACGCGCGCAAATAATAATACACCTCCCAAGAAGGAGGACACACCGGAACCACAAACTGCGAcgacggcggcgacggcgacggggTCGGCGTCAGAGACGGCGAGTCGCTCATCGCCCGCTGTCTCCAAGGAGGAGAACAGCTCTCTCACCGAGGACGACGCCAGCGAGTGTGACAGTGATTCGAGTCTGACCAACAAAAGGGATGAATCACCCTCTAGGATGAGGACGCGCAATAAACAACagaataacaacaacaacaacagcaataacaacaacagcagcagcaacaccaccaccaacagcagcagcagcagcagcacggccAGCAATAGCggaggtggcggcggtggtgcgTCCGTCGGTGGCAGCTCTGCGGGAGGCGGAAGCGCTGCTGCAGGCGCCACGGCCACCAACAGCTCCTCGAAGGATCAGTCCACCACCAACAACGCTGTGGCCAATGGCAAGCGGCCCAAGCGAGGCTCCGAGACGCCCGATGCCGGCGGTGGAGCCTCCTCGGTGGACAGTCCCAAGACTCCGACCAAGGCTGTGGCCGAGAGTTCGGCTACCAAGCGCAAGGGCGGCAAACAGGACACGCCCAACAAGAAGAAGCGCACCGAACAGGAGCAGGCGAACGACCAGGCAGCCAATGCTGGTGTGGGAGCGGGCGGTGTCGGTGGATCGGACGAAAACATCAGCAGCTTGAAGGAGAAGagaaagcagcagcggccCGACAGCCCCGTGGAGAGCATGAACTCGGACAGCAGGCCGGACTCTGTGCTGGACGACGGCGAGTCGAATACCACGGACACGACCACCGCCGAACAGCAGTCGACCAAGGACAGCAAGGAGTTGATGCTCAACTGCAAGGAGGAGCGGGAGATGGCCACCAACGATGGTGATGGCCTCCACCTGGAGCCCAAAACGGAGGAGAAGTCCATCAAGGCAGAGGTCGCCTCGGAGGACTGCAGCAAGGAGGCGCTCTCGATCAAGAACATGGACGAGGAGACGAACATCCAGGCTCCGAACAGCGTGGATGGGCTGCTGCTTAAGGATTCCCCTGCCAACACAATCCAGCAGGACTGTGGTGTGCCTCCGGTTAATACCGTGGCAGCGCCTCTCACCATGAAGGTGCCGACCATTGCCACCGTGGAGGCGCTGAATGCCTCCGTGGAGCGCAAGGAGGCCATCGAGAAGATGGAGACCTGCGAGAGCGATCCCGATCTGCTCAAGAAGCTGGCCACCATCAAGCAGGAGGTCTCtccccaacagcagcatcagcaacagcagcagcagcagcagccgccccagcagccgccgcagcaacagcagcagttgaATCCCATATCCATTCAGCCGCCACCTGCGTGTCCGCCCACGGAGGCGGTGTATATCAAGAAAGAGCCCATGGACGATTCGATGGATGCCACCTGCAATCAGAACAGCAACGAACCGCAGGACCTGAAGGTGAAGATTGAGATCAAGAACGAGGACTCGCTGAAGCACAACGCGGGAGGACTGCCGCTCACGGGGCCTGGGGTGCCGCCCACCTCCATGCATTCCCATTCGATGGCCGGTGGCGAGAGTGGGCAGCCGCCTTTGGGTGAGCCGCTGCATCTGTCGCATCTGCCACACGGccagcagccgctgcagccACCTCCCGCCAGCTATCTGATCGATGCCCAGCTGAAGTATGGCCCGCCGGgaggacaacagcagcaacaacagcagcagcctccacAGCTTCCGCAGCTGCACAGCGATCCGGCTGGAGCGGGCGGCAATGGACCACCCCAAGGCGGACCCAACACATCGCAAAAGTACCCGCCCGAAATGGAGATGAAATTCACGCCGCAGGATCTCAAGTatccgccgccaccgccgctggACGCACTCAAGTACAGCCAGGAAATGCAGGCGgttgccgctgcagcagccgctgctgccgccgccgcggcTGGCAAGTACGACATGAAGTACATGATTGAGCAGCCCGGCAAGTATCCGGTGGAGTTGTCCGCCGCTCATCAGCCGCCATTGAAGCAGGGCTACCAGGATTCCCTCAAGATACCCGACGTCAAGTCGGGCTTTGGCCATCTGCCGCACAACATGGCCTCCCAGCTGGACGTGGCCCACAAGTACGGACCACCGCCGACGtcccaggagcagcagcagcagcagcaacaacaacaacagcagcagcaacagcagcagcaacaacagcagcagcagtcccagCCGCCGGCCCATCAGGTGCCGCCGGGTGCCACGCCACCGCCGGGCATAGCCATGCCCAAGCCGCATTATCAGCACGATGTGCAGACGCCGCCATTGGGACGGCCCTTCGAGCCTGGAATGATGCACAAATACGGAGATCCTCTGGCGGCCAAATATGGCCCGCCCCAGCCGCAGGATCTGAAGTATCCGATGCCACCAGTCGTCTCCGCGGCGGGACCCGTGGACGTGAAGCCATACGGCGAGAACCTGATAAAGTCCTCCCCGTATGGCCCGCCCCCAGAGAGCCCTATAGACGCCTCGTCGCGCTCGACGCCTGGCCAGGACAGCcagggcagcaacagcaactcgcagccctcgtcgatggccccacagccgcagcagttCCAGTCGCCGCATCCCTCGCCTCACATGCCTTCACCCGCAGGCGGCGGCCTGCCGCCTGGGATGCATCCTCAAAATCTCATCCATGGCCTGCCGCCGGGTGGGGCCGGTGGAccccagccaccgccaccgcccacATCCCTGCACCAGTCGTCGAGTGGTGCGCCGGGCGTTCCGCCGGGTATGCATCCGGGACTGCATCCGGGACAGCATTCGCAGATGTCGGTGGCCTCCTCGATGCCGCCCAGCTCGATCGGGATACCACCCACGCTGTCGACGATGGCGCCCTCGCATATGCATCCCCACATGCATCCGCATCATCTGCAGCAGGTGCTCCATCGGCCGCACGACATGCCACCCAGCATGCATCCGCACGCTCCGATGACCATGTCCCTGCAAGGACATCCGCAACATGGTCACGGACTGCCGCCCTCCCACGccccccaacagcagcagcagcaacagcagccgcctgGAGGTCCCGCCGGCACAGTGCGCACTCCATCGCCAGCCCAGCATCCGCCACGCAGTCTGCACGATCCCCAGTCGCGGGAGCAGCCGCCCACGTCGCAGCCCTCGACAACGATGGCCGGATCCGGCGGTGGTCATGGCAATCCGCACCAATCCCCGCATACGCATCGCACATCGCCGCTGCCGGGACTGGCGGGGAATGGCCATCCGCCGCCGGGACTCATTGGCCACCCAATGCCCATACATCCGCATCTGGCGCATCTTCCGCCGGGTCATCCGGCCCATGCGGCTCTCGCACATCCCGGACACCATCTGCTGTCGCACTCGATTGCCGGTCTGGGGCCGGGCGGCGGACCCATCGCTCTGCTAGCGGGTCCCGGAGGACTGGGCGGCCTGCCCGAGTCCGCCCTCAGTCGTCGCACCCCGCCCAGCCATATGCCCCATTCGCACGTCTCATCGGCACCGAATACGCCCCATTCGGTGGCCTCGATGACGTCCAGCAGCATGGCTCTGACTACCAGCACGGTGCCGTCGTCGGCCTTCAGCCGTGCCAGTCCCAGCGTTCAGATCTCGAGTGGAGCCGGTTCAGCCGGacctggcagcagcagcagcaacacgcCTGGCGGTGGCCAGAGCAACTCCtcggcagccgcagcagcagcagctgcccaTCGAGCAGCCTCTCCAGCCTCCAGTGTGAGCAGCCTCAGTCGCCAGAGCCCGCTGCATCCGGTGCCGCAGTCGCCGCTTAGCCATCATCCCTCATCTTCGGCATTgtcggcggcagcggcagccgtgGCCGAGCGGGATCGCCATGCCCTGCTGCGACAGCAGTCTCCGCATATGACGCCGCCACCCGTGTCTAATGCCTCGGGACTGATGGCCAGTCCGCTGAGCAAGATGTATGCCCCGCAGCCGGGCCAAAGGGGGCTAGGAACGTCACCGCCGCCGCATCTGCGACCGGGAGCCTCACCGCCGGTTATACGGCATCCGCAAATGCCGCTGCCATTGCCCCTGATTGCGCCGGGAGGAGGCATTCCACAGATCGGAGTGCATCCCGGCCAGTCGCCGTATCCACATCCACTGCTGCATCCCTCGGTCTTCTATTCGCCGCATCATCATCCCTTCAACTCGCATTACGGCTACGCACCGTACGGGCCTGGTTTCCCGGCCTACATGAAGCCGCCTCCACCGTCGGGACCTCTGGATCCCGCCGCCGTGATGGCCGCCCACCATGCCGGCCTGCAGGGCccgccgcaacagcagcagtcgcgACAGGACGAGCAGaacgccgccgctgctgctgcggcgcgAGATGCAGCCGAGAAGCAGCACCATCAGGCGgcggccgcagcggcagcccagcagcaacagcagcagcagcagatgaagGGCccgccccagcagcagcagcagggcggTCCGCAGCCCAACAAGCCGCCGACGCCAAAGACGCCCCAGGGTCCAGGGGGACCGGGTGTGCCAGTCGGCATGGGTGGGCCCGGAACGCCGACGGGCCTGCCGCCGGGTGCCTATCCGGGCTCCCATATGCCCGGCTACCCGCCTGGTCCGCCGCACGGCTCGCCTTTTGCCCCGCAAGATGGTCAGCCGCACGGCATGAAGCCCACTTCCCACATGGATGCCCTGCGAGCACACGCGCACTCGGCCAACTCGGCCGGCATGGGCGGAGGCCATCATCCAACGGAGCCAT TGCCCATTGACATTGAGCCGGATCCGGAGCCAGATATACCCAGTCCCACGCACAATATACAACGTGGTCCCAGTCCCGAGGCTAAGCCGGACGACACCGAATGCCATCGCTCCCAGTCTGCCAT ATTTGTCCGGCACATCGATCGCGGAGATTACAATTCCTGCACGAGAACGGATTTGATATTCAAGCCGGTGGCCGACTCGAAGCTAGCCCGAAAACGGGAGGAACGGGATCGCAAGCTGGCCGAGAAGGAGCGCGAACGGCGGCAG cagcagcaacaacagcaacagcagcagcaacaacagcaggcagcagccgctcaACAGGCGGCCCAGCAGGCCAAAATGAAGGCGGAACTAAAGCCCCCGTATGCAGATACGCCAGCCCTGCGACAACTCTCCGAATACGCACGCCCCCATGTCGCCTTCAG TCCTGTTGAGCAGATGGTGCCATATCATCATCCAATGGGCCCCATGTACAGAGAGAG GGAACTGGAAGAGATCAAGAACGCACAAGCCGCCGCGGCGAGTCAATCCCGCCTCGATCCGCACTGGATGGAGTACTACAGACG CGGCATACATCCCTCACAGTTCCCACTCTATGCGAATCCGGCGATATCGCAGATGGAGAGGGAACGTTTGGGTATACCGCCACCGCATCACGTAGGCCTTGATCCGGGCGAGCACATGGTGCGTATG ATACGATTGACGAGAGAATATCATGCACACTCTCATACTCATTTACATTTGCCTTTGCATCCACAGCCGCAACCACCGGAGGCCGGTTTCCAACTGCCAC CGAATGTTGGCCAATATCCACGCCCAAATATGCTTATACCTAGGGAGCCGCACTCGGATGTCCTGCTGCGCATGTCCTATGCCGATCAACTACAG GCCGCCGAGTTCCAGCGACAATCGCTGCACGATCAATACTTTAG AAATCAGCTGCGTTGA